One genomic segment of Fervidobacterium pennivorans includes these proteins:
- the hpt gene encoding hypoxanthine phosphoribosyltransferase translates to MIEVMISNEQIRQRVKELGKEITDYYKDKTDTLHAVCVLKGSIHFFSELVQNIDMNVEYSFIQVSSYSGVSSTGRIRVKSWIDEPIEGRHVIVVEDILDTGLTLSYILEYLKRYRPADLKVVTLLKKLGRTPQVIPDFVGFEIEDKFVIGYGLDYNERYRNLPYIGWVKGDIK, encoded by the coding sequence TTGATAGAGGTTATGATATCCAATGAACAAATCAGACAGCGTGTAAAAGAACTTGGAAAAGAAATTACGGACTACTACAAGGACAAAACCGATACATTGCATGCAGTTTGTGTTCTTAAGGGGTCTATACACTTTTTTAGCGAGTTAGTGCAGAACATAGATATGAACGTAGAATATTCATTCATCCAGGTTTCAAGCTACTCTGGAGTTTCATCAACCGGACGTATCAGAGTGAAAAGCTGGATAGATGAACCAATAGAAGGTAGACACGTTATAGTAGTTGAGGACATTCTCGACACCGGGCTAACACTTTCATACATACTGGAGTATTTGAAAAGGTATCGCCCAGCCGATTTAAAAGTAGTGACCCTATTGAAAAAACTTGGTAGGACCCCTCAGGTTATTCCTGATTTTGTAGGCTTTGAAATCGAGGATAAATTTGTCATTGGTTATGGACTTGATTACAACGAAAGATACAGAAACCTTCCATACATAGGTTGGGTCAAGGGAGATATAAAGTGA
- a CDS encoding LCP family protein, giving the protein MKNVLYVFVIFIGVAAALFVSTIWIEMFLRMFFIPTEDPVNILVLGLDKDIGGTRRTDVILVASVDLEKKKMIISSIPRDLMIDGKKINSYYQSEGLEKFKKRIEQLTGITIKRYFIVDYDIFKFLGDELGPIEIFVDRPMHYKDVAQNLEIDFTPGYYKMKGKELLAYLRFRKTAEGDIGRLDKQRVIIEKLAQKALQKNVFALTELYREIKKRTEFNMEIGEVVYIFSKVKNNFQIESVPFPFYIAEDGNLYIDESKIEEYRASFATRQKRLEERYRYYVVNNTKNRTAGFGEKIGNLFSSKGYKPNNIFYEGVDVDIKKNAVLILRKNEGLKKFVDKLLTDVFSETEFEVVYVEDRLDYISKYLAIISELTKTGKKVVFPIDFIIILAGDLKI; this is encoded by the coding sequence ATGAAGAATGTCCTTTATGTTTTTGTAATATTCATAGGTGTAGCTGCCGCGCTCTTTGTTTCCACAATATGGATAGAAATGTTTTTGAGGATGTTTTTTATCCCCACTGAGGACCCTGTTAACATCTTAGTTCTTGGGTTGGATAAAGACATTGGTGGGACAAGACGAACCGATGTTATACTTGTAGCTAGTGTAGACCTTGAAAAAAAGAAGATGATAATTTCGAGTATTCCGAGGGATTTGATGATTGATGGTAAGAAGATTAACTCCTACTATCAATCAGAAGGGCTAGAAAAGTTTAAAAAGAGAATCGAACAATTAACAGGAATAACAATAAAGAGGTATTTTATCGTTGATTACGACATTTTCAAATTCCTTGGCGACGAACTTGGACCAATTGAGATATTCGTCGATAGGCCCATGCATTACAAAGACGTAGCGCAAAATTTGGAAATCGACTTCACGCCTGGTTATTACAAAATGAAGGGAAAGGAATTACTCGCCTACCTGCGTTTCAGAAAAACAGCCGAAGGAGACATAGGAAGGCTGGACAAACAGCGGGTAATAATAGAAAAGCTTGCCCAGAAAGCCTTACAGAAAAACGTATTTGCTTTAACGGAACTGTATAGAGAAATCAAAAAACGCACGGAATTCAATATGGAAATAGGGGAAGTTGTTTACATCTTTTCAAAAGTGAAAAACAACTTCCAAATTGAAAGCGTCCCATTTCCATTTTACATAGCAGAAGACGGTAATTTATACATCGATGAATCTAAGATAGAAGAATACCGAGCGAGTTTTGCAACTAGGCAAAAGAGGTTAGAGGAAAGATACAGGTACTACGTTGTAAACAATACTAAGAACAGAACAGCCGGCTTTGGTGAGAAAATTGGGAATCTCTTCTCTTCGAAAGGTTACAAACCAAACAACATTTTTTACGAAGGAGTAGACGTAGATATAAAGAAAAATGCGGTTTTGATATTAAGGAAAAACGAAGGACTGAAAAAATTTGTTGATAAACTTTTGACAGATGTATTCTCTGAAACGGAATTCGAAGTTGTATACGTCGAAGACAGGCTTGATTATATTTCTAAATACCTCGCGATTATAAGTGAATTAACAAAGACTGGTAAGAAAGTTGTCTTTCCAATAGATTTCATAATAATTTTAGCTGGAGATTTGAAAATTTAG
- a CDS encoding WecB/TagA/CpsF family glycosyltransferase, producing the protein MTQVQFYDYNVLCGKAEDVRGYLVELIEKGEKLFVVTLNSQIFLKAEQISDYKEALRNASFHLPDGAGVVWAIKRHCTVHTDRIPGIDTMIYLCNEAVNRKWSVYLLGAKPDVIPKTAENLRKRGVNVVGYHHGYFEDQTPAEEIEKLKPDLLFVGMGTPRQELWIYQHRHLPFKLAMGVGGSFDVIAGVKKRAPVFFQKLRLEWFYRWLNEPIARARVPLDVAKFFFKVVLDGKNGTCQKVR; encoded by the coding sequence TTGACACAGGTTCAATTTTATGACTACAATGTCCTTTGCGGAAAAGCTGAAGATGTTAGAGGGTATCTTGTTGAGCTCATAGAGAAAGGTGAAAAGCTATTTGTGGTAACGTTGAATAGCCAGATATTTTTGAAGGCAGAGCAGATTTCTGATTACAAAGAAGCTTTACGAAACGCCTCTTTTCATCTTCCAGACGGTGCAGGTGTTGTTTGGGCGATAAAAAGGCACTGCACGGTTCATACCGATAGGATACCAGGTATAGACACTATGATATACCTTTGTAATGAGGCAGTAAACAGGAAGTGGAGTGTTTACTTGTTGGGGGCAAAGCCGGATGTTATACCAAAGACCGCCGAGAACTTAAGAAAACGTGGAGTGAACGTTGTAGGTTACCATCATGGATATTTTGAAGACCAAACACCTGCTGAAGAGATTGAGAAACTAAAACCAGATCTTCTATTTGTTGGAATGGGCACTCCAAGACAAGAACTTTGGATATACCAACATAGACATCTACCGTTCAAACTTGCCATGGGAGTTGGTGGAAGTTTTGATGTTATCGCAGGTGTGAAAAAACGAGCACCCGTTTTCTTTCAGAAACTGCGTCTTGAATGGTTTTATCGTTGGTTAAACGAACCCATAGCGCGTGCGCGTGTTCCTCTGGATGTTGCTAAATTCTTTTTCAAGGTGGTTCTCGATGGAAAAAATGGAACTTGTCAAAAAGTACGTTGA
- the rsmG gene encoding 16S rRNA (guanine(527)-N(7))-methyltransferase RsmG, whose amino-acid sequence MEKMELVKKYVEELINAPINLVGYRDFNEAFHYLYMDSVLAVKPEDLGNNFLDVGTGGGVPGVFLLIEFGIHGFLIDSVCKKIDYVKNLCERLGLSNVELMCVRAEELKDKGMFRERFDSAVSRAVSRIATVLELTAPYVKVGGKVLLYKGPGYNEELGQAVNAMKELGVKLAEIRKYSILGKDRFLVIFEKMSPTPEKYPRKVGIPEKRPIR is encoded by the coding sequence ATGGAAAAAATGGAACTTGTCAAAAAGTACGTTGAAGAACTTATAAACGCTCCAATAAATCTTGTTGGGTACAGAGACTTCAACGAAGCTTTTCATTATCTATATATGGATTCCGTTCTTGCTGTGAAACCAGAAGACCTCGGGAATAATTTCTTAGATGTAGGAACAGGTGGTGGAGTTCCCGGTGTCTTTCTTTTAATAGAATTTGGCATCCATGGTTTCTTGATTGACAGCGTATGTAAAAAGATAGATTACGTGAAGAACTTGTGTGAAAGATTGGGGTTAAGTAATGTAGAATTGATGTGTGTCAGAGCTGAGGAGCTTAAAGACAAAGGAATGTTCAGAGAAAGATTTGACAGTGCAGTGTCCAGAGCTGTTTCCAGGATAGCAACAGTTTTGGAGCTTACGGCGCCGTACGTAAAAGTTGGTGGGAAGGTTCTTCTATACAAGGGTCCTGGATATAACGAGGAATTAGGTCAGGCTGTGAACGCTATGAAAGAGCTGGGAGTAAAACTGGCAGAAATTAGAAAGTACAGCATTTTAGGGAAAGATAGATTTTTGGTCATCTTTGAGAAAATGTCGCCAACACCAGAAAAGTATCCACGAAAAGTTGGAATACCGGAGAAAAGACCTATCAGATAA
- a CDS encoding Gfo/Idh/MocA family protein codes for MSERKLKMALIGCGRIGSSKHVEAIVKNSDVIQAIAVCDIVVEKAERVAQSIEERAGYKPRVYQKYEDIIKSEDIDFVAIATESGYHYEISMDFLRAGVHVLVEKPMALSTKHMDEMIKTAKEKSVKLGVCFQNRFNPPIVELRKKIESGAFGRINYGVANIRWNRDKNYYEQAPWRGTWQLDGGSLMNQCTHNIDLLQWMLGGEIEEVYGVIRNFQHPYIEAEDFGGAIVKFKDGKVGIIEGTSTIYPRNLEETLSIFGELGTVIIGGLAVNKILVWKFPDEDSHPFMELPDPDTVYGFGHVPLYRDFCESIIYDRAPKIPGEEGRKAVEIVLAIYKSALENKPVKFPFEFDSTQMKGWEGHYVMRG; via the coding sequence ATGAGCGAGAGAAAGCTGAAAATGGCGCTTATTGGGTGTGGAAGAATAGGTTCATCCAAACATGTGGAAGCGATAGTGAAGAATTCCGATGTTATCCAGGCGATTGCAGTTTGTGACATTGTTGTGGAAAAAGCAGAACGAGTTGCACAAAGTATAGAAGAACGGGCAGGTTACAAACCTAGGGTCTATCAAAAGTACGAGGATATAATAAAGAGCGAAGATATTGACTTTGTTGCAATTGCCACAGAAAGCGGTTATCATTATGAAATCTCTATGGACTTTTTGAGAGCAGGTGTCCATGTTTTAGTTGAAAAACCTATGGCACTTTCAACGAAGCACATGGATGAGATGATAAAGACTGCTAAAGAAAAAAGTGTAAAATTGGGAGTTTGTTTCCAAAATAGATTTAATCCTCCAATAGTGGAACTGAGAAAGAAGATTGAGAGCGGTGCATTTGGCCGGATAAACTATGGAGTTGCGAATATCAGATGGAACAGGGATAAGAATTACTACGAACAAGCACCTTGGCGTGGAACATGGCAGCTTGATGGCGGTTCACTCATGAATCAATGCACACACAACATTGACTTGCTTCAGTGGATGCTTGGAGGCGAGATAGAAGAAGTATATGGAGTAATTCGTAACTTCCAGCATCCTTACATTGAAGCGGAAGACTTTGGAGGAGCAATTGTGAAATTCAAGGACGGAAAAGTTGGTATCATTGAAGGTACATCAACGATTTATCCTAGGAATTTAGAAGAAACGCTTTCGATTTTTGGTGAACTGGGGACAGTAATTATAGGTGGACTGGCTGTTAACAAGATTTTGGTTTGGAAATTCCCGGATGAAGATAGTCATCCATTTATGGAACTACCGGATCCTGATACCGTGTATGGATTCGGACATGTCCCTCTTTACAGAGATTTCTGCGAATCGATAATTTACGATAGAGCACCCAAAATCCCTGGTGAAGAAGGTAGAAAAGCGGTTGAAATCGTGCTTGCAATTTACAAGTCTGCGCTTGAGAACAAACCTGTCAAATTCCCGTTCGAGTTTGACTCCACACAGATGAAAGGATGGGAAGGTCATTATGTTATGCGTGGTTAA
- the queD gene encoding 6-carboxytetrahydropterin synthase QueD, with the protein MLCVVKEFTFDAAHNLVQYHGKCEKLHGHTYKLQIVVCGEKDEEGMVIDFVELKEIVKREVLSYLDHAYINEIIPQPSAENIAEWIWDKLEKHLTTERYKLTEVRLWETPTSWVVYRKD; encoded by the coding sequence ATGTTATGCGTGGTTAAAGAATTCACATTTGATGCTGCTCACAATTTAGTCCAGTATCATGGAAAGTGTGAAAAACTTCATGGGCATACTTACAAACTCCAAATTGTCGTTTGTGGAGAAAAAGACGAAGAGGGAATGGTCATCGATTTTGTTGAGTTAAAAGAGATAGTAAAAAGAGAAGTACTGAGTTACTTAGACCATGCCTACATAAATGAAATAATACCTCAACCAAGTGCGGAAAACATCGCGGAGTGGATTTGGGATAAGTTGGAAAAGCATCTCACAACAGAAAGATATAAGCTTACAGAAGTAAGACTTTGGGAAACACCAACATCGTGGGTGGTCTATAGGAAAGATTGA
- a CDS encoding DNA-directed RNA polymerase subunit beta' codes for MSSSFKRKIAKVKVAVASPEVIRSWSSGEVKKAETINYRTFKPERDGLFCERIFGPVKDYECACGKYSGKKYEGTVCEKCGVRVESRDARRRRFGHIELAAPVTHVWYLKNTPSVIATLLDMTVKDIENIVYFGSRRVNERVLIVTDPKNTPFVKGSILNQTEYEIYAKKWDFEVSPAYIVKEPRTPLVADIDGEVHIKHERTHTDRDIYWITIRNIIRTELRVYSGMELRVKDGDFVNQGDEIVSEKRVDAIFAPFDGTVEVDEVSETITLNPLPTSKNTPITFTLPYGVRALVKNGDKIKKGQQLTTETILPRIIAPLSGTVKFSRNLNLRPLENGSYEVITTGTIYIENVQSSKTYPVFEGATIYVQDGEMVKAGDVIADRFLFEDEKLSIEEYKIFSQHYHGMFVVEEQVENDKPIMVVTYIDPQIAEETGITRGQIITQQDYEAYSMIYPGKIEAETGAAAIKKLLQQLDLEVMKTELENELNKIPKSSVRAKKLLKKLRIVKDLMESGTKPEWMVLEVLPVVPPEIRPMIQIDGGRFATTDLNDLYRRVIMRNNRLKRLYEMNAPEVIIRNEKRMLQEAVDNLIYNGKIGKAYTDRNGRPLKSLTDLIRGKKGRFRRNLLGKRVDYSGRAVIVVGPHLKIHECGLPKKMALELFEPFVIAELSKEENAEATQTKVKKYRKELQREDPKAWEKLEKVIQGRVVLLNRAPTLHRMSIQAFEPKLIEGNAIQLHPLVCPPFNADFDGDQMAVHLPLSPAAQAEARLLMLSRYNIISPAHGKPISMPGKDIVAGIYYLTMVDKNYDKVQPEDIKWKFASPEEAEIAYEFGYIKLHEPILVKIDDKVIKTTFGRVIFNSILPEELRDYNKTFGKNGIKDVVYKTFKKHGIDRTADLLDDIKTLGFHYATISGLTVSLKDFLISPKKNEIITEAMKKIDEIERLYEEGLLSDEEKYKETIKIWTKATDLVQEETYKYLGENPFNPVFIMVDSGARGNKDQLKQLSGMRGLMADPSGRTIEIPILSNFREGLSVLEFFISTHGARKGSADTALRTSSAGYLTRRLVDVVQSVVITQPDCGTHEGVRAAILKSSDNFVVEKIEDFIFGRVLAKDVYEPGSGSILVNPETGKVYQRDTVILDDDAKFLSNYKKRVPVVEEKVLDLSDINIPEVYTELAEDVDLGTEVLPAESELNWEIIKKLRDARVKSVKVKLYPIVGNVVAEEVVWDKERKKQLAVEEEQIDVTVAKMLEENNIDSIVVRPEIYVRSPLTCEAEHGVCAKCYGLDLSNHKVVSVGESVGIVAAQSIGEPGTQLTMRTFHTGGIATTADITQGLPRVEELFEARKKTKDPEGIFSKVKGVVVDISQDEPKKIYVQDELGTMHEYVVPSRVRVNVSVGQKVLPGQSLTTGSLKVRKILEELGVEDTAMYLLREIKKVYVQQGVDIHDKHFELIIRQMLNKAEVIEPGDTDFLPGDLVPITILNKVNREIMEGNAKIELNRKRVIGKVLAKHILIKNEEGQVVELAKEGEEITEELLEQLIKYNVKDVLVINHGKEKEVYQIMPKETVKYRRKLLRITQASLEYEGWLSAASFQQTQQVLTDAAIKGAVDYLKGLKENVIVGQLIPAGTGFEIFANIQYEETPRHALEEKEKLA; via the coding sequence ATGAGTTCTTCTTTCAAAAGGAAAATTGCGAAAGTAAAAGTGGCGGTGGCATCCCCCGAAGTTATCAGAAGCTGGTCAAGTGGAGAAGTGAAGAAAGCAGAAACGATAAACTACCGTACCTTCAAACCAGAAAGAGATGGACTATTTTGCGAAAGAATATTTGGACCTGTAAAAGACTATGAATGTGCTTGTGGAAAGTACAGTGGTAAAAAGTACGAAGGTACAGTTTGTGAAAAATGTGGAGTTAGGGTCGAATCAAGAGATGCAAGAAGGCGCCGATTTGGGCATATCGAATTGGCTGCTCCTGTTACGCATGTCTGGTATCTTAAAAACACTCCAAGTGTCATCGCCACGTTACTTGACATGACAGTAAAGGATATAGAAAACATCGTCTATTTTGGTAGTAGAAGGGTAAACGAAAGGGTCCTTATAGTCACCGACCCAAAGAACACACCTTTTGTGAAAGGCTCTATATTGAACCAAACTGAATACGAAATCTACGCGAAAAAATGGGATTTTGAAGTGTCACCTGCATATATAGTAAAAGAACCAAGGACTCCGCTTGTAGCTGATATAGATGGTGAGGTTCATATAAAGCATGAAAGAACACACACAGACAGAGATATTTATTGGATAACAATAAGGAACATTATAAGAACCGAACTACGTGTTTACAGCGGAATGGAACTCAGGGTTAAAGATGGAGATTTCGTCAACCAAGGTGATGAAATAGTCTCAGAAAAAAGGGTCGATGCCATTTTCGCACCATTTGACGGAACCGTAGAAGTCGACGAAGTTTCAGAAACTATTACTCTTAATCCTCTCCCAACAAGTAAAAATACACCGATAACATTCACGCTACCATACGGTGTAAGAGCATTAGTGAAGAATGGAGATAAAATAAAGAAAGGGCAACAATTGACGACAGAAACTATATTGCCTCGTATCATAGCACCGTTGTCAGGAACTGTGAAGTTTAGCAGGAACCTTAACCTGAGACCTCTTGAAAACGGAAGCTACGAAGTCATTACAACTGGAACAATATACATTGAGAATGTCCAGTCATCCAAAACGTATCCTGTTTTTGAAGGAGCGACTATATATGTTCAGGACGGGGAAATGGTAAAAGCTGGCGATGTTATTGCCGACAGATTCCTCTTCGAAGATGAGAAACTATCTATTGAAGAGTACAAAATCTTCAGCCAGCACTACCATGGCATGTTTGTTGTTGAAGAACAAGTTGAAAACGATAAACCAATAATGGTGGTCACATACATTGACCCACAGATTGCGGAAGAAACTGGTATCACAAGAGGTCAAATAATCACTCAGCAAGATTACGAAGCTTACAGCATGATATACCCAGGAAAGATTGAAGCTGAGACTGGAGCTGCAGCAATCAAGAAGCTGTTGCAACAACTTGATCTCGAAGTTATGAAAACCGAGCTGGAAAACGAACTTAACAAAATTCCAAAAAGCAGCGTAAGAGCCAAGAAATTGTTAAAAAAACTAAGAATAGTTAAAGATTTAATGGAAAGTGGAACAAAACCTGAGTGGATGGTTCTGGAGGTCTTGCCAGTTGTTCCACCAGAAATAAGACCAATGATACAGATAGATGGTGGACGTTTCGCAACAACAGACCTCAATGACCTTTACAGAAGGGTCATAATGAGAAACAATCGACTCAAGAGATTGTATGAAATGAATGCACCTGAAGTCATAATCAGAAACGAAAAGCGTATGTTACAAGAGGCCGTTGATAATCTGATATACAATGGAAAAATTGGAAAAGCTTATACAGATAGAAATGGTAGACCTTTGAAATCACTTACTGATCTCATTAGAGGAAAGAAAGGACGCTTCAGAAGAAATCTACTTGGTAAACGTGTTGACTATTCAGGTCGAGCCGTTATTGTCGTTGGTCCTCATCTGAAGATACACGAATGTGGTTTGCCAAAGAAGATGGCTCTTGAACTCTTTGAACCGTTCGTTATTGCCGAACTTTCAAAAGAGGAAAATGCGGAAGCTACACAGACAAAAGTTAAAAAATACAGAAAAGAACTCCAAAGAGAAGACCCGAAAGCTTGGGAAAAACTTGAGAAGGTTATTCAGGGAAGGGTTGTCTTACTCAACAGAGCTCCAACACTGCACAGGATGTCTATCCAAGCTTTCGAGCCAAAACTTATAGAAGGTAACGCTATACAACTGCATCCACTGGTATGTCCACCGTTCAACGCAGACTTCGATGGTGACCAGATGGCAGTCCATCTACCGCTTTCGCCAGCAGCGCAAGCGGAAGCAAGGTTACTAATGTTATCAAGGTACAACATAATCTCCCCGGCACATGGAAAACCTATATCGATGCCCGGTAAGGATATTGTTGCCGGTATTTACTACCTAACGATGGTCGATAAGAACTACGATAAAGTTCAACCGGAAGATATCAAATGGAAATTCGCAAGCCCAGAGGAAGCGGAAATCGCTTACGAATTTGGTTACATAAAGCTACATGAACCAATACTTGTCAAAATTGACGATAAGGTCATAAAAACAACATTCGGTAGAGTCATATTCAACTCGATTCTTCCAGAGGAACTCAGAGATTACAACAAAACGTTCGGAAAGAACGGAATCAAAGATGTTGTTTACAAAACTTTCAAAAAGCACGGTATTGATAGGACAGCAGACCTGCTTGATGATATAAAAACGCTTGGATTCCACTACGCCACGATTTCCGGTTTAACGGTCAGTTTGAAAGACTTCCTCATTTCTCCGAAGAAAAACGAAATCATCACTGAAGCGATGAAAAAGATAGATGAGATAGAGAGACTTTACGAGGAAGGTTTACTGAGCGATGAAGAAAAATACAAAGAGACGATAAAGATTTGGACCAAAGCCACAGATTTGGTCCAAGAAGAGACCTACAAATATCTCGGTGAAAATCCATTCAACCCGGTGTTCATAATGGTTGATTCCGGAGCTAGGGGTAACAAAGACCAGCTCAAACAACTTTCTGGTATGCGTGGTCTTATGGCAGACCCATCTGGTAGAACCATTGAAATTCCGATTCTTTCAAACTTCCGAGAAGGACTCTCAGTCCTTGAATTCTTTATCAGTACACACGGTGCGAGAAAAGGTTCAGCCGATACCGCGTTGCGAACAAGCTCTGCTGGATACCTTACAAGAAGGCTCGTTGACGTTGTTCAGAGCGTTGTAATCACACAACCAGATTGTGGAACGCACGAAGGTGTTAGGGCAGCGATACTTAAGAGTTCTGACAACTTCGTTGTTGAAAAAATAGAAGATTTCATATTCGGTCGAGTGTTAGCAAAGGACGTCTACGAACCAGGAAGCGGCAGCATATTAGTTAACCCAGAAACAGGAAAGGTTTACCAGAGAGATACAGTGATACTTGACGATGATGCTAAGTTCTTGTCAAATTACAAAAAGAGAGTCCCTGTTGTTGAAGAAAAAGTTCTCGATTTGAGTGATATTAACATTCCTGAGGTTTACACGGAACTTGCTGAAGATGTCGACCTTGGCACAGAAGTTCTGCCAGCTGAAAGTGAACTCAACTGGGAAATCATTAAAAAGTTAAGAGACGCGCGTGTTAAATCTGTAAAAGTAAAACTCTACCCAATCGTTGGAAACGTAGTAGCAGAGGAAGTTGTTTGGGACAAAGAGCGGAAAAAACAACTTGCCGTAGAAGAAGAACAAATAGATGTAACAGTTGCAAAAATGCTAGAGGAAAATAACATAGACAGCATTGTAGTTAGACCGGAAATCTATGTTCGCTCACCACTCACATGCGAAGCTGAACACGGTGTATGCGCGAAATGTTACGGTCTTGACCTATCGAACCATAAAGTTGTAAGCGTTGGTGAATCTGTAGGTATCGTGGCAGCTCAATCTATCGGCGAACCGGGTACACAGCTCACAATGAGGACGTTCCACACAGGTGGTATCGCTACAACTGCTGACATCACACAAGGTTTGCCAAGAGTTGAGGAACTCTTCGAAGCAAGGAAAAAGACAAAAGATCCAGAAGGTATATTCTCCAAAGTTAAAGGCGTTGTAGTTGATATCTCTCAAGACGAACCAAAGAAGATTTACGTACAAGACGAGCTTGGAACCATGCACGAATACGTTGTTCCATCAAGGGTGAGAGTAAACGTATCCGTTGGTCAAAAAGTCTTACCCGGTCAGTCGCTCACAACAGGTTCTCTCAAAGTGAGAAAGATTCTCGAGGAACTTGGAGTAGAAGACACTGCGATGTACCTACTAAGAGAAATTAAGAAAGTCTACGTACAGCAAGGTGTCGATATCCATGATAAGCATTTTGAACTGATAATTAGGCAGATGCTTAACAAAGCCGAAGTCATTGAACCAGGCGATACCGACTTCTTACCAGGAGACCTTGTACCAATCACTATTCTCAACAAAGTTAATAGAGAAATAATGGAAGGCAACGCGAAGATAGAGCTCAACAGGAAACGCGTTATCGGAAAAGTACTCGCAAAGCATATCCTAATAAAGAACGAAGAAGGTCAAGTTGTAGAACTTGCAAAAGAAGGGGAAGAAATAACAGAAGAACTCTTGGAACAACTCATCAAGTATAATGTAAAAGATGTCCTTGTAATCAACCATGGCAAGGAGAAAGAAGTTTACCAGATAATGCCAAAAGAAACTGTGAAATACAGAAGAAAACTACTCAGAATTACACAGGCATCTCTTGAATACGAAGGCTGGCTGAGCGCGGCAAGCTTCCAGCAAACGCAACAAGTATTAACAGACGCAGCAATCAAAGGTGCGGTCGATTACCTCAAAGGTTTGAAAGAAAACGTTATCGTTGGACAGCTCATACCTGCTGGAACAGGATTTGAAATATTTGCAAACATTCAGTACGAAGAAACGCCAAGACATGCACTCGAAGAAAAAGAAAAGTTGGCATAA